In a genomic window of Chryseobacterium sp. G0162:
- a CDS encoding low affinity iron permease family protein, giving the protein MGHKNNNFFEKFSNWAVRFTGSQYAFIGAMLIVIVWAISGPFFDYSETWQLVINTGTTIITFLMVFLIQKAQNKDSKAIQIKLNEIIAAHEKASNRIVDIEDLTEAELDQLHHYYENLAQFAKKDTDIHTSHSIDAAQRNQDYKYEFFKRKHEEWLQRQEQKK; this is encoded by the coding sequence ATGGGACATAAGAATAATAATTTTTTTGAAAAATTTTCAAACTGGGCTGTGAGATTTACAGGCAGTCAATATGCTTTTATTGGTGCTATGCTTATTGTTATAGTTTGGGCTATTTCAGGACCTTTTTTTGATTATTCCGAAACCTGGCAATTGGTTATCAATACAGGAACCACAATCATTACTTTTCTCATGGTTTTCCTCATCCAAAAAGCCCAGAATAAAGATTCAAAAGCTATCCAGATCAAGTTAAATGAAATTATTGCCGCTCATGAAAAAGCGAGTAACAGGATAGTAGATATTGAAGATCTTACAGAAGCGGAATTGGATCAGCTTCATCATTATTATGAGAACCTGGCACAATTTGCTAAAAAGGACACAGACATTCATACTTCCCATTCCATAGATGCTGCACAGAGAAATCAGGATTACAAATACGAATTCTTTAAAAGAAAACACGAAGAATGGCTGCAACGGCAGGAACAAAAAAAATAG
- a CDS encoding PepSY-associated TM helix domain-containing protein: MKTLFKSLYRKRRKNESLIKYMMWIIHLWLGLLSCAIVFVVCLTGCLYAFKNQIIEFTNRDKVYISKTSVQVKNPDLIQTELLKQNRELTSLLIPDDKERSYVIGYRENQVDKSAYYNQYTGEILGQPEVGSSRFFEIVLDIHRNLMMGNTGRQILGAGVLMFCVLLISGLILWLPKKLKFLKQGLTVMFRAKFQRVNYDLHNTLGFYTFLILFFIAVTGLYITYPWVKNGLIISLGGSSIDNISKDKESGEDAFGGLLEDMLQKQDEKKNLKDSESASIDKILQLADQHLPYSAVTSIELPNKDNPRYVVIKTNTQNFLGMMLPDEATFDKTGNFKTKELFSAKPLNKQFTSLAKPLHTGEIMGLPSIILYFIVSFIGCSLPVTGFLIWWHRFRKMK; the protein is encoded by the coding sequence ATGAAAACATTGTTTAAAAGCCTTTACAGGAAAAGACGAAAGAATGAATCACTCATTAAATATATGATGTGGATCATTCATCTTTGGCTTGGGCTTTTATCATGTGCTATTGTTTTTGTGGTATGCCTTACCGGATGCCTTTATGCTTTCAAAAATCAGATCATAGAGTTTACAAACAGAGATAAGGTATATATCAGTAAAACTTCTGTTCAGGTTAAGAATCCGGATCTGATCCAGACCGAATTATTGAAGCAGAATAGAGAATTGACCTCATTGCTTATTCCTGATGATAAAGAACGCAGTTATGTCATTGGATATCGTGAAAATCAGGTAGACAAAAGTGCTTATTATAACCAATATACCGGAGAAATTCTTGGTCAGCCTGAAGTAGGGTCCAGTCGTTTTTTTGAAATCGTTCTGGATATTCACAGAAATCTGATGATGGGTAATACTGGCCGACAAATCCTGGGAGCTGGAGTGTTGATGTTTTGTGTATTATTGATTTCAGGGTTGATACTTTGGCTGCCTAAAAAGCTAAAGTTTCTGAAGCAGGGTTTAACTGTTATGTTCAGGGCGAAATTTCAGCGTGTGAATTATGACCTTCATAATACTCTTGGTTTTTATACCTTCCTGATATTATTCTTTATTGCTGTAACCGGATTGTATATAACCTATCCCTGGGTGAAGAATGGTCTTATTATAAGTTTAGGGGGTTCATCTATTGATAATATTTCAAAAGATAAAGAGAGTGGAGAGGATGCATTCGGTGGATTGTTGGAAGACATGCTCCAGAAGCAAGATGAAAAGAAAAACCTTAAAGACTCTGAATCAGCCTCCATTGATAAAATCTTACAACTGGCAGATCAGCATCTTCCTTATTCTGCAGTGACCAGTATAGAACTGCCCAATAAAGATAATCCGAGGTACGTTGTCATTAAAACCAATACGCAGAATTTTCTGGGTATGATGCTTCCGGATGAAGCCACGTTTGATAAAACCGGAAACTTTAAAACTAAAGAACTATTTTCAGCCAAGCCTTTGAATAAGCAATTTACTTCTTTAGCCAAACCCTTGCATACAGGAGAAATTATGGGTTTGCCAAGCATTATTCTTTATTTCATCGTTTCGTTTATTGGTTGTTCATTACCTGTTACAGGATTCCTGATCTGGTGGCATAGATTTAGAAAAATGAAGTAG
- a CDS encoding TonB-dependent receptor domain-containing protein produces the protein MFRTVSFSLLVLGSAFMSGQKTKDTLKSNHINEVVITGSGYAQKIKDTPATISVISQADLKKRAYRDITDALQDVPGVFVTGGGSTSDFSIRGAESGQTLVLIDGKRINTRETRPNSDGPGIEQGWMPPLETIERIEVVKGPMSSLYGSDAMGGVINIITKKLSNGWRGSVGTSLIQQVHKESGNTYQIDGYAAGSLVKNLLQMKVTGSYSDRNEDKFVGGFTERVIKAFGTEFSLTPNTKNTFKLSYDYNRQERNQNPGYSLGPKAKSSRNNYERNVLALSHKGDYSNFHTNSYIQYDNTNNPNRDMRYETLAAYSLNNFNIKDHVISFGAEYRYERLNDLGNKMKSENGEVVTKLTRWNWSAFAEGNWKLVDKLHLVTGARLDNDENYGSNFTPRGYLVWSATNNFTFKGGASWGYKAPGLRAVNPGWGQVTGGGTQDGVIIGNKDLKPEKSFNQELTVMFEDNRKVINLSVTGFNTDFKNKLVEVRKCNNTEECKQFEALYNHIYDFISTRENLGKANSMGLEANLGVNMTKDIVLKANYTYTDTKIKSEEIPALYNKPYARIPKHMANVNLSWKANDSFEFWSRGNYRSESQPGVSRGRAQEYPIPSYFLLDLGTVYRLNKHVRFTFGVYNLLDKDIRNDTTDPASNFGFRIDGIRYQFGANYFF, from the coding sequence ATGTTTAGAACAGTATCTTTTTCCTTGCTTGTTTTAGGATCAGCTTTCATGAGCGGTCAGAAAACGAAGGACACGTTAAAAAGTAATCATATTAATGAAGTAGTAATAACGGGTTCCGGGTATGCTCAGAAAATCAAAGACACACCAGCTACGATTTCTGTAATTTCTCAGGCAGACCTTAAAAAAAGAGCATATAGAGATATTACAGATGCTTTACAAGATGTTCCCGGAGTTTTTGTCACGGGAGGTGGTAGTACAAGTGATTTTTCAATAAGAGGTGCTGAATCTGGACAGACATTAGTTTTAATTGATGGGAAAAGAATCAATACAAGAGAGACAAGACCCAATTCTGATGGCCCAGGTATAGAACAAGGATGGATGCCACCATTGGAAACCATTGAAAGAATTGAAGTGGTAAAAGGACCAATGTCTTCACTATATGGTTCTGATGCGATGGGTGGAGTAATCAATATTATCACAAAAAAACTGAGTAACGGCTGGAGAGGATCTGTAGGAACCAGCTTAATACAGCAGGTACATAAAGAATCTGGAAATACATACCAGATTGATGGATATGCTGCCGGTTCTTTAGTAAAAAACCTTCTTCAAATGAAAGTGACCGGGAGCTATTCCGACAGAAATGAAGATAAGTTTGTTGGTGGATTTACAGAAAGAGTTATTAAAGCTTTTGGAACAGAATTCAGTCTTACTCCAAATACTAAAAATACCTTTAAACTAAGCTACGATTATAACCGTCAGGAAAGAAATCAGAATCCTGGATATTCTTTGGGACCAAAAGCAAAAAGCTCACGTAATAACTACGAGAGAAATGTATTGGCATTAAGCCATAAAGGCGACTATTCTAATTTTCATACAAATTCTTATATCCAGTATGACAATACGAATAACCCAAACAGGGATATGAGGTATGAGACTCTTGCCGCATACAGTCTTAATAATTTCAATATTAAAGATCATGTCATCAGCTTTGGGGCAGAATACAGATATGAAAGACTGAATGATTTAGGAAATAAAATGAAATCCGAAAATGGGGAAGTGGTAACCAAACTGACCCGTTGGAACTGGTCTGCTTTTGCGGAAGGAAACTGGAAGTTAGTGGATAAACTACACCTGGTTACAGGAGCACGTCTGGATAATGATGAGAACTATGGTTCTAACTTTACACCAAGAGGATATTTAGTATGGAGTGCAACAAACAACTTTACATTTAAAGGAGGTGCTTCATGGGGATATAAAGCTCCGGGGCTAAGAGCTGTAAACCCAGGATGGGGACAGGTGACCGGTGGTGGAACTCAGGATGGAGTAATTATCGGAAACAAAGACCTTAAACCGGAGAAAAGTTTCAATCAGGAATTGACGGTAATGTTTGAGGATAATAGAAAAGTGATTAACCTTAGCGTAACAGGATTTAATACAGACTTTAAAAACAAACTGGTTGAAGTTAGAAAATGTAACAACACCGAAGAATGTAAGCAATTTGAAGCCTTATACAATCATATCTATGACTTTATCTCAACAAGAGAAAACCTTGGTAAGGCAAACAGTATGGGACTTGAAGCTAACCTTGGAGTAAATATGACAAAGGATATTGTATTAAAAGCAAACTATACCTATACTGATACTAAGATTAAATCTGAAGAAATTCCAGCATTATACAATAAACCATATGCAAGAATACCAAAACATATGGCCAATGTAAACCTTTCATGGAAGGCTAACGATAGCTTTGAGTTCTGGTCAAGAGGAAACTACAGAAGTGAAAGCCAGCCGGGAGTTAGCAGAGGTAGAGCCCAGGAATACCCAATTCCATCTTACTTCTTATTAGATTTAGGAACGGTGTACAGATTGAACAAACACGTTCGTTTCACATTTGGAGTATATAATCTGTTAGATAAGGATATTCGTAATGATACTACTGATCCGGCTAGTAATTTTGGTTTCAGAATCGATGGAATCAGATATCAGTTCGGCGCTAATTATTTCTTCTAA
- a CDS encoding GLPGLI family protein codes for MKRLIFLLFPLLLSAQTHRFVYLLQYKKDSLAQDFTKANMILDINPDDVKFYPYSYAQNDSLNIVRGQKRSRWDDDLPAVIRKKGSFENTSLILVNDLFSLKSTDKMNWKLLSDTKIDGQYNLQKATTRFGGREWIAWFCKDINLSEGPYKFRGLPGLIFEIEDSNRNYIFKLAKSMKFPKTYETPFLESFVGKKPLPVTEKIIAKKQLELYNDPLHDVAESFKSNTNPENTFWVSGVQVKSIDQLKGMSDERRRVMLRDNNPIEIDKAIKYPLN; via the coding sequence ATGAAAAGACTGATATTCTTATTATTCCCTTTACTGCTGAGTGCGCAGACGCATCGTTTTGTATATCTACTACAATATAAAAAAGATTCATTAGCACAGGATTTTACCAAAGCCAATATGATTCTGGATATCAATCCTGATGATGTTAAATTTTATCCATACTCTTACGCTCAGAATGATTCTTTGAATATTGTCCGTGGCCAAAAAAGATCGAGATGGGATGATGATCTTCCTGCTGTTATCAGGAAAAAGGGTTCTTTTGAAAATACTTCATTGATTCTGGTGAATGATTTATTTTCTTTAAAATCCACTGATAAAATGAACTGGAAGTTGTTAAGTGATACAAAAATTGACGGACAATATAATTTGCAGAAAGCAACCACTCGCTTTGGAGGCAGAGAATGGATTGCATGGTTTTGCAAAGACATCAACCTAAGCGAAGGACCTTATAAGTTCCGTGGTCTTCCGGGGCTTATCTTTGAAATAGAAGACAGCAACAGAAATTATATTTTTAAGCTGGCAAAAAGTATGAAGTTTCCCAAGACCTATGAAACTCCATTTCTTGAAAGCTTTGTCGGAAAAAAACCACTTCCTGTAACTGAAAAAATTATTGCAAAGAAACAATTAGAGCTTTACAACGATCCGTTACATGATGTCGCAGAATCGTTTAAATCCAATACCAATCCCGAGAATACTTTCTGGGTTTCAGGAGTACAGGTTAAAAGCATAGATCAATTGAAAGGGATGTCTGATGAACGTAGAAGAGTAATGCTTCGGGATAATAACCCAATCGAAATTGATAAAGCTATAAAGTACCCTTTGAACTAA
- the rpsJ gene encoding 30S ribosomal protein S10, translated as MSQRIRIKLKSYDYNLVDKSAEKIVKTVKATGAVVNGPIPLPTNKRIFTVLRSPHVNKKAREQFQLSAHKRLMDIYSSSSKTVDALMKLELPSGVDVEIKV; from the coding sequence ATGTCACAAAGAATCAGAATAAAACTAAAATCTTACGATTACAACTTGGTAGACAAGTCTGCTGAGAAAATCGTAAAAACGGTAAAGGCTACTGGTGCTGTTGTAAACGGTCCTATTCCATTACCAACGAACAAGAGAATCTTCACAGTGTTGAGATCTCCGCACGTAAACAAGAAAGCAAGAGAGCAGTTCCAATTATCAGCTCACAAGAGACTAATGGATATCTACTCTTCTTCTTCTAAAACTGTTGATGCTCTAATGAAATTAGAACTTCCTTCAGGTGTAGACGTTGAAATTAAAGTGTGA
- the fusA gene encoding elongation factor G, giving the protein MGRDLKFTRNIGIAAHIDAGKTTTTERILFYTGVNHKIGEVHDGASTMDWMEQEAERGITITSAATTCSWNFPTDQGKPVADTKPYHFNIIDTPGHVDFTVEVNRSLRVLDGLVFLFSAVDGVEPQSETNWRLADNYKVARMGFVNKMDRQGADFLNVVNQVKDMLGSNAVPIVLPIGAEEDFKGVVDLIKNRAIIWDEAGQGATFEVVPIPEDMKDEVLEYREKLVEAVSEYDETLMEKFFEDPDSITEEEINAALRAATIDLSIIPMTCGSSFKNKGVQFMLDAVCKYLPSPLDKDDIKGTDPRTDAEITRKPSVDEPFSALAFKIATDPFVGRLAFFRAYSGRLDAGSYILNTRSGDKERISRIYQMHANKQNPVEYIEAGDIGAAVGFKSIKTGDTMCDEKNPIVLESMVFPDPVIGIAVEPKTKADQDKMGNALAKLAEEDPTFTVRTDEASGQTIISGMGELHLDIIVDRMKREFKVEVNQGQPQVEYKENLTKVAQHREVYKKQSGGKGKFADIVFELGPADEGKVGLEFINEIKGGNVPREFVPAIEKGFKAAMKNGPLAGFEVEGIKVTLKDGSFHAVDSDALSFEMAAKLGFKEAGRAAKPVIMEPIMKLEVVTPEEYMGNIIGDLNKRRGTISGQEEKNGAVVIKGSVPLSEMFGYVTTLRTLSSGRATSSMELEKYQATPQNVAEEIIAKAKG; this is encoded by the coding sequence ATGGGTAGAGATCTTAAATTTACAAGAAATATTGGTATTGCTGCTCACATTGACGCAGGTAAAACTACCACTACTGAAAGGATTTTATTCTATACAGGAGTAAACCACAAAATTGGAGAGGTTCACGATGGTGCTTCTACAATGGACTGGATGGAGCAGGAAGCAGAAAGAGGTATTACTATTACTTCTGCTGCAACTACTTGTTCTTGGAACTTTCCAACAGACCAAGGAAAGCCTGTTGCAGATACTAAGCCTTACCACTTCAACATCATTGATACACCGGGACACGTTGACTTCACTGTAGAGGTAAACAGATCTTTAAGAGTATTAGATGGATTGGTATTCTTATTCTCAGCAGTAGATGGAGTAGAGCCTCAGTCTGAAACAAACTGGAGACTTGCTGACAACTACAAAGTTGCTAGAATGGGATTCGTAAACAAAATGGACAGACAAGGTGCTGACTTCCTTAACGTGGTAAACCAGGTTAAAGATATGTTAGGATCTAATGCAGTTCCAATCGTTTTACCAATCGGTGCTGAAGAAGATTTCAAAGGAGTTGTAGACTTAATTAAAAACAGAGCGATCATCTGGGATGAAGCTGGACAAGGTGCTACTTTCGAGGTAGTTCCAATTCCTGAAGACATGAAAGATGAAGTTCTTGAATATAGAGAGAAATTAGTAGAAGCTGTTTCTGAATATGACGAAACTTTGATGGAGAAATTCTTTGAAGATCCGGATTCAATTACAGAAGAAGAAATCAATGCTGCATTGAGAGCTGCTACTATCGATTTATCTATTATCCCAATGACTTGTGGTTCTTCATTCAAGAATAAAGGAGTACAGTTTATGTTGGATGCAGTATGTAAATACTTGCCTTCTCCATTGGATAAAGATGATATCAAAGGTACTGACCCAAGAACAGACGCTGAAATTACAAGAAAGCCATCTGTAGATGAGCCTTTCTCTGCTCTAGCATTTAAGATTGCTACTGACCCGTTCGTGGGAAGATTAGCATTCTTCAGAGCATACTCTGGAAGACTGGATGCTGGTTCTTATATCTTGAACACTCGTTCAGGAGATAAAGAAAGAATCTCTAGAATCTATCAGATGCACGCTAACAAGCAAAATCCAGTAGAATATATTGAAGCTGGTGATATTGGTGCTGCTGTAGGATTCAAGTCTATCAAAACTGGTGATACGATGTGTGACGAGAAAAACCCAATCGTTCTTGAATCGATGGTTTTCCCTGATCCGGTAATTGGTATCGCTGTTGAGCCTAAAACTAAAGCTGACCAGGATAAAATGGGTAACGCTCTAGCTAAATTGGCTGAAGAAGATCCAACGTTTACAGTTAGAACTGACGAGGCTTCTGGACAAACGATCATCTCTGGTATGGGTGAGCTTCACTTAGATATCATTGTAGACCGTATGAAGAGAGAATTCAAGGTTGAAGTAAACCAAGGACAACCTCAGGTAGAGTACAAAGAAAACTTAACAAAAGTTGCTCAACACAGAGAAGTTTACAAAAAACAATCTGGTGGTAAAGGTAAATTTGCTGACATTGTATTTGAACTAGGACCTGCAGACGAAGGTAAAGTTGGTTTAGAATTCATCAATGAGATCAAAGGTGGTAACGTTCCTAGAGAATTTGTTCCTGCCATTGAAAAAGGATTTAAAGCTGCAATGAAGAACGGTCCATTGGCTGGTTTCGAAGTTGAAGGTATTAAAGTTACTCTTAAAGATGGATCTTTCCACGCAGTGGATTCTGATGCTCTTTCATTTGAAATGGCTGCTAAATTAGGATTTAAAGAAGCGGGACGTGCTGCTAAGCCAGTAATTATGGAGCCTATTATGAAACTGGAAGTTGTAACTCCGGAAGAATATATGGGTAACATCATTGGTGACCTTAACAAAAGAAGAGGTACAATCAGTGGTCAGGAAGAAAAGAACGGTGCTGTTGTAATCAAAGGTTCAGTTCCACTTTCTGAAATGTTTGGATATGTTACTACTCTAAGAACACTTTCATCAGGAAGAGCTACTTCTTCTATGGAATTAGAGAAGTACCAAGCTACTCCACAAAACGTTGCTGAAGAAATCATAGCTAAAGCAAAAGGTTAA
- the rpsG gene encoding 30S ribosomal protein S7, with product MRKTKAKKRPLLPDPKFNDQLVTRFVNNLMLDGKKSIAFKIFYDALDIVETKKGETEKTALEIWKDALTNVMPHVEVRSRRVGGANFQIPMPIRADRKISMAMKWLISYSKKRNDKSMALKLANEVVAASREEGAAFKKKSDTHKMAEANKAFSHFKF from the coding sequence ATGAGAAAGACAAAAGCGAAAAAAAGACCGTTGTTACCAGATCCGAAATTTAATGATCAATTGGTAACGAGATTCGTAAACAACTTAATGCTAGACGGTAAGAAGTCTATCGCATTCAAAATTTTCTATGATGCATTAGATATCGTAGAAACTAAAAAAGGAGAAACTGAGAAAACAGCCCTTGAAATCTGGAAAGATGCATTAACAAACGTTATGCCTCACGTAGAAGTACGTTCTAGAAGAGTAGGTGGAGCTAACTTCCAGATTCCTATGCCAATCAGAGCTGATAGAAAAATTTCTATGGCAATGAAATGGTTAATTAGCTACTCTAAAAAGAGAAATGATAAGTCTATGGCTTTGAAATTAGCTAATGAAGTTGTAGCTGCTTCAAGAGAAGAAGGTGCAGCTTTCAAAAAGAAATCTGATACTCACAAAATGGCGGAAGCTAACAAAGCTTTCTCACACTTTAAATTCTAA
- the rpsL gene encoding 30S ribosomal protein S12, producing MPTIQQLVRKGRATLAKKSKSAALDSCPQRRGVCTRVYTTTPKKPNSALRKVARVRLSNGKEVNAYIPGEGHNLQEHSIVLVRGGRVKDLPGVRYHIVRGALDTAGVNGRTQRRSKYGAKRPKPGQAAAAPAKGKKK from the coding sequence ATGCCTACTATTCAACAATTAGTAAGAAAAGGAAGAGCCACGCTTGCCAAGAAGAGCAAATCGGCTGCCCTTGATTCTTGTCCACAAAGACGTGGTGTATGTACGAGAGTATATACAACTACACCTAAGAAACCTAACTCTGCACTTAGAAAAGTAGCAAGGGTAAGACTTTCTAACGGTAAAGAAGTTAACGCCTATATCCCGGGCGAAGGACATAATCTTCAAGAGCACTCGATAGTATTGGTTAGAGGCGGAAGGGTGAAAGACCTACCGGGAGTACGTTACCACATCGTAAGAGGTGCATTAGACACCGCTGGTGTAAATGGAAGAACTCAGAGAAGATCTAAGTACGGAGCTAAGAGACCTAAACCAGGACAAGCAGCTGCTGCTCCTGCAAAAGGAAAGAAAAAATAA
- a CDS encoding alkaline phosphatase family protein → MKKFFLYSMVSLFMFSCSNNDAEAQIITDPKVESKYQTKNVVLLVVDGPRISETWEAPNKENIPNRVSLLNQGVFISNFKNNGTTNTNPGHSAMCSGVYENIKNNGTELPGFPSVMQQWLKFTGADKTKAWVIASKDKLEVLNDCKLADWKGKFQPSVDCGVSGNGSGYRDDLVTMTKTKEVMAKYSPNVMVINLKDVDSYGHANNWNEYIKAIKTTDASIKEIWDYIQSLPAYKDKTTLIVSNDHGRHIDANGGFAEHGDDCAGCRHIEFFAMGPDFKKNATISTGNYEQIDIASTMAELLGVPKQYMKGKIIKDAFK, encoded by the coding sequence ATGAAGAAGTTTTTCCTGTATTCTATGGTATCATTATTCATGTTCTCATGCAGTAATAATGATGCAGAGGCGCAGATCATCACAGATCCTAAAGTTGAAAGTAAATATCAAACTAAAAACGTTGTACTTTTAGTAGTGGATGGTCCTCGTATTTCTGAAACCTGGGAAGCTCCTAATAAAGAAAACATACCTAACAGGGTAAGTTTATTAAACCAGGGTGTTTTTATCAGCAATTTTAAAAACAATGGAACTACAAACACAAACCCGGGGCATAGTGCCATGTGTTCAGGAGTATATGAGAATATTAAAAATAATGGAACCGAATTGCCAGGGTTTCCATCCGTAATGCAGCAGTGGCTGAAGTTCACAGGAGCAGATAAAACAAAAGCATGGGTCATTGCTTCTAAAGATAAACTTGAAGTTTTAAACGATTGTAAACTAGCAGACTGGAAAGGAAAGTTCCAGCCAAGTGTTGACTGTGGAGTAAGCGGAAACGGATCTGGATATCGTGATGATCTTGTCACCATGACGAAAACCAAAGAAGTGATGGCAAAATATAGTCCGAATGTTATGGTTATCAATCTTAAAGATGTAGATTCTTATGGCCATGCTAATAATTGGAATGAATACATCAAAGCCATTAAAACTACTGACGCTTCCATTAAAGAAATCTGGGATTATATCCAGTCACTTCCTGCTTATAAAGATAAAACAACACTGATCGTTTCTAATGACCACGGAAGACATATAGATGCCAACGGAGGTTTTGCAGAACATGGAGACGACTGTGCAGGATGTAGACATATTGAGTTCTTTGCCATGGGCCCTGATTTTAAAAAGAATGCAACTATCAGCACCGGAAACTATGAGCAGATTGACATTGCCAGTACAATGGCTGAACTTTTAGGAGTTCCTAAACAATATATGAAAGGAAAAATAATAAAGGATGCCTTTAAATAA
- a CDS encoding Dps family protein, translated as MKNASIIGLKEADCKKIAEKLNALLANYSIFYQNTRGSHWNIKGDQFFTLHPKFEELYNSLVLKIDEIAERILTLGAIPAHNYSDYLKVATIKESKEVTDGNKSVEQILSSFKVVIDLQRELLDITDKAGDEGTNSQMSDYITEQEKEVWMYNSYLGK; from the coding sequence ATGAAAAACGCTAGTATTATAGGGCTTAAAGAAGCCGACTGCAAGAAAATAGCAGAAAAATTAAATGCACTTTTAGCCAACTATTCTATTTTTTATCAGAACACCAGAGGTTCTCACTGGAATATTAAAGGGGACCAGTTCTTTACCCTTCACCCGAAGTTTGAAGAACTTTACAATAGCTTAGTTTTAAAAATTGATGAAATTGCAGAAAGAATTCTAACATTAGGGGCTATTCCTGCCCACAACTACTCTGATTATTTAAAAGTAGCCACCATCAAAGAAAGCAAAGAAGTAACTGACGGGAACAAAAGTGTTGAGCAAATTCTAAGCTCATTCAAAGTTGTTATTGACCTACAGAGAGAGCTTTTAGATATTACAGATAAGGCTGGTGATGAAGGTACCAACTCTCAGATGAGTGACTACATTACCGAACAGGAGAAAGAAGTTTGGATGTACAATTCTTATTTGGGGAAATAA
- the pncB gene encoding nicotinate phosphoribosyltransferase encodes MNDVRLNSILDNDFYKITMQNAVVKLFPSSIVKYEFINRGKHHFPEGFDVALKEAVNKMAELKLTKDEKKFMARTCPYIDLPYLDFLEGYHFDPSEVKIHQEGGDLSVIVEGLWYRTILWEVPLLAIISELHYEMNHMERDSNEVVMSKTLEKADSLGRLGVTFAEFGTRRRHSYKVQNLVMEALTQKKDSTFIGSSNVHFAMKYGVKPIGTHAHEWFMFHAAEYGFKMANELALEHWVDVYRGDLGVALSDTYTTDVFFQQFDKKFAKLFDGVRHDSGDALEFADKTIAHYQKNGINPMFKYIIFSDALNLEKVEEITSYCRGKIGISFGIGTNLTNDVGLKPMNIVMKLIGVQAPNKEWIPTVKLSDERGKYTGDPKMIELAKEFLRIKD; translated from the coding sequence ATGAACGACGTAAGACTAAATTCTATACTGGATAACGATTTCTATAAAATAACCATGCAAAATGCTGTGGTAAAACTTTTTCCTAGCTCTATTGTTAAATATGAATTCATCAACAGAGGGAAACATCATTTTCCGGAAGGTTTTGATGTAGCATTAAAGGAAGCTGTTAATAAAATGGCTGAACTTAAACTTACCAAGGATGAAAAGAAATTCATGGCCAGAACATGTCCTTATATTGATCTTCCCTATCTCGATTTCCTTGAAGGCTATCATTTTGATCCGTCTGAAGTGAAAATTCACCAGGAAGGTGGAGATCTTTCCGTAATTGTTGAAGGTCTTTGGTACAGAACAATTCTTTGGGAAGTTCCTCTATTGGCAATCATCAGTGAGCTGCACTATGAAATGAACCACATGGAGAGAGATTCTAATGAAGTGGTAATGAGCAAAACCCTTGAGAAAGCAGATTCTTTAGGCAGACTGGGAGTAACATTTGCTGAGTTCGGGACCCGTAGAAGACATTCCTATAAAGTACAGAATTTAGTCATGGAAGCCTTAACACAGAAAAAAGATTCTACTTTCATCGGAAGTTCCAATGTCCATTTTGCGATGAAATATGGAGTGAAGCCAATCGGAACCCATGCTCACGAGTGGTTTATGTTCCATGCTGCTGAATATGGTTTCAAAATGGCTAATGAACTGGCTTTGGAACATTGGGTAGATGTTTACAGAGGTGATTTGGGAGTAGCCCTTTCCGACACTTACACTACGGATGTTTTCTTCCAGCAATTCGATAAAAAATTCGCAAAACTTTTTGATGGAGTACGTCATGACAGTGGTGATGCGTTGGAGTTTGCAGATAAAACCATTGCGCATTATCAGAAAAACGGCATCAATCCAATGTTTAAATATATCATTTTCTCTGATGCCTTAAATCTTGAAAAGGTGGAAGAAATTACAAGCTACTGCAGAGGAAAAATAGGTATTTCTTTCGGAATAGGAACTAACCTTACGAATGATGTAGGATTAAAGCCAATGAATATCGTGATGAAACTTATTGGTGTACAAGCTCCCAACAAGGAATGGATTCCAACGGTAAAACTTTCTGATGAGCGCGGAAAATATACCGGTGATCCTAAAATGATTGAATTGGCCAAAGAATTTTTAAGAATAAAAGATTGA